ATCGTGATCGTCGACGGCGAGGGCGAGATCGTCCACGAGGACACCGTGCTGGCGATCCTCGCCGAACACTACGTCCGCGCCAGCGAGGCCGTCGATCCCGTGGTGCTGACGACGCCGAACGCCTCGGGCCGGATCGACGAGCGAGTCCAGGCTGCCGGCGGCCGCGTCGAGCGGATCGCACTCGGCGCACTTCACGAGGGCATCGCGGAGATCCGTGCTCGGACCGATCCGGGAGCAGCGGTCGTCTTCGCGGCCGAGCCATGGAAACACATCCATCCAGCACTCGGGGGCTGGATCGACGGCGTCGCCAGCGCGGCCGTCGTCGCCCGACTCGTCGCCGCCCAGGGACTCGACACGCTACGTGAGCCCGTGACCGAACGACCCTATCTCAAATCTGAGGTCACGTGCCCCGACGGACTGAAGCGCGCGGCGATGGCCGACCTCGAAACCCGGCTTCCCGACACGTATCCCGAGGCCGACGTTTCGACGGACTACGGCGTCCGGCTCTCCTTCGAAGACGGGTCGTGGACGCTCGTCCGGCCGAGCGGCACGGAACCCTACGTTCGGGTCTACGTCGAGAGCGACGACGCCCAGGCGATGCTCGCGGACGTGAAATCTGTGATCGGCGACGCAGTCGAAACCGTCGACTAATTCCGGGGCGCGTGCTCGGACAGCGCGTCGACGACTGCCTCGACGTCTTCGATGTCCTCGCGGGCGAACGTCGCGTCCGAGTGATACCACGTCGGACGGAAGATGGTGAGCGCCTCGTCGGTGAGTTCGTAGCTCTCGACTGTGCCCCAGTCGTGGATCGTCCTGTCGACGCGCAGTCCCTCTTCGGCGACGGCCACCTCGTGGGTGGTGCGGTTCGTGAGGAGCATGATCCAGACCGGGACCATTGCCGGGAGCCAGACGTACGAGGAAAGCGAGACGTCGTCACCGAGGAACAACGCCGACGCGACGACGACAGTGCCAGTGAGTACGAGCAGCGCGCCCACCGCGAGTTGGAGCTGGCGGTGCGTCTCCCGGGGCGGGCCTGCCTCGAACGTCACGTGCTCGGTCAGCGCTTCGATCCGCGCTCGCTGGCGATTGTCGTAGGCGACGAGCACGACGAGAAGCCAGACGCCGGCCGCGCACGCCCCCGCGAAGCACGGACTCAGGTAGAGATCGACCAGCGACTCGGCGGTCGTCACCATCGGGATCAGCCATACTAGCGGCAGTGCGAGACCGGCGACGGCCCGCAACGGGGACAGCACCGATTCAGCGTCGATCCGTCTGCTCGCGATCGCGCCGCCGACCGCCCCTACGGCCAGCCCGCCGGCGAACAGCGGCCACTCGGGGCCCGGCAGGAAGGCGGCGGCCGGACCGACCAGCAGCGCGACGTAGGCGGTCAGCGACGCCCGGAAGACGGTTCCTCTCATCACTCGACGGTTTCGACTCCGATATAAAAAGCCAGGGCGGAGAGTTTCCGAGGCTGAAGCTCACTGTCGTCGCTCAGGTTTCAGGGAGCCGCTTCGACAGCGCGTCGACGACTGCCTCGACGTCCTCGATGTCGTCGCGGTCGTAGCGAAGCGTCGAGTGATACCACGTCGGCCGCGATAGCGAGAGTTCCTCCTCGTCGAGGCTGTACGACGCGATGGTGTCCCACTCGTGGATCGTCGAGTGGACGACGATCCCGATGTCGGTAATCTGGACTTCACGGGAGTCCTGCTGGTCGTGAAGCAGGAGTAGAACGACGGACATCCCGGGCAGCCACGTCAGAAACAGGCCGTCGTCGAACCCGCCAGTGAGAGCGAGAACGACGACCGCGACGACGGTGACGAGACCGAGTACAATCGCCGCGACGTTGGCGACTCGCTCGTCGACTGCCGAGGCGGGTCGGGCCTCGAAGGACAGCTCGACCGTCGCGTCCTCGATCCGTTCCATCTGCTCGCAGTAGACCGCGGTCAGGATCGCCACCGGCCAGGCCACGATCCCGAACCCGCCGACGAACAGCGGCCCGCTGGCCACTCCATCGGGAACCGGGCCGATGCCCAGCCCGAGGACGAGCCAGACGACTGGGAGTGCGAATCCGGCGATCACGCGCGACCACGTGTCGAGCCATTTCTGTGGGTCGATCCGGGCGGTGGCGACGGTTCCCACGAGAGCGCCGAGCAGTGCACAGCCGGCGATCAAGGGCGGTGTCGGTCCCGGAGCGAGCGAGGCGAGCGGCACGGCGACGAGGGCGACGTAGGATATCAGCGTCGCGCGAAGGACGGCGTTTCTCATCACTCGCTGGTTCACGCTCCGGTATAAAAACAGGGTGCGGACAGTTTCCGGGGCTGAAATCGTGTACCAGTGATCGCCCCAGCGTATTTGCCGACCGGCGTCGAGAGACGAGATATGGACGACCTCATCGAGCAGGCGCGCGCGGCGATGGACGCCTCCTACGCCCCCTACTCGGAGTATCGCGTCGGTGCAGCACTGCAGACGGGCGACGGCACCGTGTTCACGGGCTGTAACATCGAGAACGCCAACTACTCAAACAGCGTCCACGCCGAGGAACTAGCGATCAGCAAGGCAGTCGAGGCCGGCCACCGCGAGTTCGACGCGGTCGCCGTCGTCTCCAGCGAGTACGACGGCGTGACGCCCTGTGGAATGTGCCGCCAGACGCTCGCGGAGTTCTGCGGCGAGGACTTCGCAATCTACTGCGACGAGGGCGACGGCGAGGTCAGCGAGTACACGCTGGGCGAACTGCTCCCGAACACGATCACGCGCCGCCATCTGGACGTATGACTGACGACACTGCGGACTCGACTGTCCCGGGCGACTCCGAAGACCCGAACGACGACCAACAGTATCACCTCGAAGTCGGGCCGGGCGACGTCGCCGAGAGCGTTCTCCTACCTGGGAACCCCGAGCGCGTCGCGAAGATCACCGACGTCTGGGACGAGAGCGAGGTCGTGGCCGACCATCGAGAGTACCGAACCGCGACCGGCACCGTCGAGGAAACGCCGATCTCGGTGACGTCGACGGGGATCGGCAGTCCCGGCGCGGCCATCGCGGTCGAGGAACTGGCCCGCGTCGGCGCGGAGACGCTCATTCGAGTGGGTTCGTGTGGCGCGATCCAGCCCGAGGCCAGCGTCGGCGACCTGGTGATCACGACCGGCGCGGTCCGCCAGGAAGGCACGAGCAAGGAGTACGTCCGCGAGGAGTATCCGGCAGTTGCGGACCACACTGTCGTCGGGGCGCTGATCGCCGCCGCCGAGCAACTGGGCTACGACTACCACGTCGGGCTGACGTGTTCGACGGATTCGTTCTACGCCGGGCAGGGCCGCCCCGGCTTCGAGGGGTTCGAGGCCCGCGGCAGTGAGGGGCTGGTCGAGGAACTCAAGCAGGCGAACGTGCTCAACTTCGAGATGGAGGCCAGCTCGATCCTGACGCTAGCGTCGCTCTATGGACTTCGGGCTGGCGCGGTCTGCACCGTCTACGCCAACCGCGAGACCGGCGAGTTCCGAACGGAGGGCGAGCGCAAGGCGGCCAAGACAGCTTCGAAGGCGGTCGCGATCCTCGATTCGATGGACGAGACAGCCGCCGAAGCCGGGGCCGACCGGTGGCATCCCGGACTCGACATCGATCGGTGACACAGGCGTACGACAACCCATATTAGTGGCCCACTCCGAAAGCTGGGATATGGTCGAAGTGCTTCTCGTCGTCGGTGTGCTCGTCGCGATGTTCGTCGCGTTCAACATCGGTGGGTCGACGACCGGGCCGGCGTTCGGGCCAGCCGTCGGCGCGAAAGCCATCTCGAAGCCGATGGCCGCGCTCCTGATGACGGTGTTTTTCTTCGTCGGTGCCTGGACGATCGGTCGCGAGGTCGTGGATACGCTCGGCAATTCACTCATCACGAACCCGGGCGTCTTCACGCTGGAGACGAGCATCGGCGTCCTGTTTTTCATCGGCCTCGCGCTGTTCGTCGGCAACGTCTTCGGTGTCCCGGCCTCGACCTCGATGACAGCCGTGGGCGCGATTGCCGGGCTGGGCGTCGCGACGGGATCGCTCTCCTGGAGCGTCATGGGAGAAATCGCGACCTGGTGGATCGTCGCTCCAGTGATCGGCTTCTGGGTCTCGTTGATCATCGGGCGGTACTTCTACGCTCGGATCAACAGATTGGTCGCCATGGACCGTTCTGAGGGGCCGCTGCTCGACGTCGACCGCTCGGGGGTCATTCCGTCGTTCTCGGTCCACGAGACGACGACTCGCCGCGAGTTCGCCGGCGTCGTGACCGTCGTCGTGATCGGCTGTCTGATGGCCTTCAGTTCGGGCACGTCGAACATCGCCAACGCCATCGCGCCGCTGGTCGGCAGCGAGTCGATCGATATGAACCCCGCCATCCTGCTGGGTTGTCTCGCCGTCGGGATCGGGACGTTTACGATCGCCCGCCGGACGCTGGAGACGATGGGCAGCGACATCACCGAACTCCCGCTGACGGCGGCGATCGTCGTCGCGACCGTCAGTTCGGGGCTGGTGATCTTCCTCTCGGCGATCGGCATCCCCGCGAGTTTCGTCGTCATCGCGACGATGTCGATCATCGGCCTGGGATGGGGCCGTGCCACGCGTCCTGTCACGGTTCCCGAGGCCGTCAAAGGCGACGACGTCCCGCCGGTGAGCGTCGACGCGCTCGCGGACGACGAACCCGGCGAGGAGATCCCACCGATCGGCGAGGAGGACCCGCACACGGTCCCCAGCGCGACCGATCTGTTCGATCCGGCGACGACCGCACGCGTGGTTCTGATGCAGAACGTCGTCCCCGTCATCGCGACGCTGGGTGCGTTTCTCACCTTCCGGTTCGTCCCGATCTTCGGGCTGTAGCCGGGTGGGAGCTTTTACCCGCTGGCCCGCCGTAGTTCGAGTATGATCGACCGCATTCTGGTCCCGATGGACGGCTCGGAGATGTCCGAACACGCCCTCGAATACGCCCTGGAGAACAACCCGAACGCGTCGGTGACGGTCCTCTATGTCGCTGGCGAGCCGTCGCCGATGATGGGCAAGGCCATGCGGATCGCGATGG
The Halapricum salinum genome window above contains:
- a CDS encoding DUF5673 domain-containing protein; translation: MRGTVFRASLTAYVALLVGPAAAFLPGPEWPLFAGGLAVGAVGGAIASRRIDAESVLSPLRAVAGLALPLVWLIPMVTTAESLVDLYLSPCFAGACAAGVWLLVVLVAYDNRQRARIEALTEHVTFEAGPPRETHRQLQLAVGALLVLTGTVVVASALFLGDDVSLSSYVWLPAMVPVWIMLLTNRTTHEVAVAEEGLRVDRTIHDWGTVESYELTDEALTIFRPTWYHSDATFAREDIEDVEAVVDALSEHAPRN
- a CDS encoding DUF5673 domain-containing protein yields the protein MRNAVLRATLISYVALVAVPLASLAPGPTPPLIAGCALLGALVGTVATARIDPQKWLDTWSRVIAGFALPVVWLVLGLGIGPVPDGVASGPLFVGGFGIVAWPVAILTAVYCEQMERIEDATVELSFEARPASAVDERVANVAAIVLGLVTVVAVVVLALTGGFDDGLFLTWLPGMSVVLLLLHDQQDSREVQITDIGIVVHSTIHEWDTIASYSLDEEELSLSRPTWYHSTLRYDRDDIEDVEAVVDALSKRLPET
- the cdd gene encoding cytidine deaminase translates to MDDLIEQARAAMDASYAPYSEYRVGAALQTGDGTVFTGCNIENANYSNSVHAEELAISKAVEAGHREFDAVAVVSSEYDGVTPCGMCRQTLAEFCGEDFAIYCDEGDGEVSEYTLGELLPNTITRRHLDV
- a CDS encoding nucleoside phosphorylase, which gives rise to MTDDTADSTVPGDSEDPNDDQQYHLEVGPGDVAESVLLPGNPERVAKITDVWDESEVVADHREYRTATGTVEETPISVTSTGIGSPGAAIAVEELARVGAETLIRVGSCGAIQPEASVGDLVITTGAVRQEGTSKEYVREEYPAVADHTVVGALIAAAEQLGYDYHVGLTCSTDSFYAGQGRPGFEGFEARGSEGLVEELKQANVLNFEMEASSILTLASLYGLRAGAVCTVYANRETGEFRTEGERKAAKTASKAVAILDSMDETAAEAGADRWHPGLDIDR
- a CDS encoding inorganic phosphate transporter encodes the protein MVEVLLVVGVLVAMFVAFNIGGSTTGPAFGPAVGAKAISKPMAALLMTVFFFVGAWTIGREVVDTLGNSLITNPGVFTLETSIGVLFFIGLALFVGNVFGVPASTSMTAVGAIAGLGVATGSLSWSVMGEIATWWIVAPVIGFWVSLIIGRYFYARINRLVAMDRSEGPLLDVDRSGVIPSFSVHETTTRREFAGVVTVVVIGCLMAFSSGTSNIANAIAPLVGSESIDMNPAILLGCLAVGIGTFTIARRTLETMGSDITELPLTAAIVVATVSSGLVIFLSAIGIPASFVVIATMSIIGLGWGRATRPVTVPEAVKGDDVPPVSVDALADDEPGEEIPPIGEEDPHTVPSATDLFDPATTARVVLMQNVVPVIATLGAFLTFRFVPIFGL